One Papaver somniferum cultivar HN1 chromosome 10, ASM357369v1, whole genome shotgun sequence genomic window carries:
- the LOC113317556 gene encoding endoribonuclease Dicer homolog 4-like isoform X6 has product MADDAGEIELRSSSSSSSTELVKDPRTKARKYQLDLCKKAVEENVIVYLETGCGKTHIAALLIYELGHLIRKPQRSICVFLAPTIPLVLQQATVIEESTDFKVASYFGGGSKRLRNHDEWEKEIEEYEVLVMTPRILEQNLHHCFIKMESIALLIFDECHHAQVQSSHPYAQIMKEFYRTDEPKRPRIFGMTASPIVGKGGSNEESLPKGINSLEKLLDAKVYSVEDKSELENFVASPKVKFYYYGHVAKEISTCNSICGKNLNDIKNKYMSMVRTKTDDISSLKSNKKLIQRLHDNLMFCLIHLGLLGAQQAVDILISGDYSERSELIETEDSCSIGDSLADQYLKQAAIILGYYFKTDTVSCNDIAGSVDDNDNYDTWGVLEEPFFSSKLLVLIELLSNYRRQPDMKCIIFVDRIITARSLSCILGNLKCLEFWKCHFLVGLHSGLKNMSRKIMDSVVEKFRNGELNLLVATKVAEEGLDIQTCCLVIRFDLPQTVASFIQSRGRARMAQSEYAFLVDRGNQNELNLIKSFVSDENRMNEEISRRTSVGTFDESVETTYKVDSTGASTSEGYSVSLLARYCSKLPGDEFFDPKPEFFYIDDPNGTICRIILPSNAPIHQVDGLAKPSKETAKKSACLKACEKLHQVGALTDHLLPRQDYEVEDGVAEFESSEAGECMVQLHEMLSPAALKVPWTNSGNPILLNFYFIWFVPVPEDRVYQQFGLFVKTPLPVEAASMELDLHLARGRIVQTRLVSSGVIEFDEEEIVQAENFQEMFLKIILDRPDFFSDFVPLGMSDIRQGSPPSFYLLLPLKQNKYENELFIDWDLIRNCLSSAVFRSPKVSCDSLVTPVPPCESLEFANGSVSRSDFLNSLVFTPHNKLFFFVDDILHGIDAESPFTSEHHSSYTEYYIEKFGIHLLHPKQPLLKAKQLFSLRNLLCNRVQQSKAVNAETRELEEHFVELPAELCVLKIMGFTKEMGSSMSLLPSLMLRLENLLVAIELKEIFSASFPEGSEVTAHRVLEALTTEKCAERFSLERLEILGDAFLKYAVGRHLFLLYDTLDEGLLTRKRSCIVNNSNLYNLAIRKNLQVYIRDQMFDPCQFIAFGRPCKVMCDEDTKDTIHPRQESESMEGETNTVHVRCSKGHHWLHKKTIADVVESLVGAFIVDSGFKAATAFLKWVGIKVEFDAFEVTRVCSASKSYMSLGEVVDTDVLESLLGYKFLHKGLLLQAFVHPSYNKHSGGCYQRLEFLGDAVLDYLITSYLYSVYPKLKPGQLTDLRSVTVNNNSFARIAVRRSFYKHLICDSDSLSAAIREYANYVQTSASKKDCHLQEPTCPKALGDLVESCVGAMLLDTGFNLNFIWKIMLSFFDPIMSFSGLQLNPVRELQELCQSLKWEVQFPNIKKGGIYLVQAELRGKSVIGKDVHLTSSATNISKKAAMRSAAKVIFSKLQAQGYKPKNKTLEEILKSSIKQEAKLMGYNETPTQGVATDSDLLENFERLCVSSSADDNNISKAINKGPTAGTSYQNLPASPIITKKRRQTENHKDGSCDKALANDTAILTSSKGSAKSRLFEACASNYWNPPSFECCSEEGPSHLKMFTYKVTVDIEGASGTTLECFSEPRAKKKSAMEHASEGALWYLQGAGHLLSN; this is encoded by the exons ATGGCTGACGACGCCGGAGAAATAGAACTCCGGAGCAGTTCAAGTTCAAGCTCTACAGAGTTAGTAAAGGACCCGAGAACGAAAGCAAGAAAATATCAATTGGACTTATGTAAGAAAGCAGTGGAAGAAAATGTGATTGTGTATTTAGAAACGGGTTGCGGGAAGACCCATATTGCTGCTCTGTTAATTTATGAGTTAGGTCACTTGATTAGGAAACCTCAGAGAAGCATCTGTGTTTTTCTCGCTCCCACTATCCCTCTCGTTCTACAG CAAGCAACCGTTATCGAGGAGTCTACAGATTTTAAAGTTGCGAGCTATTTTGGTGGTGGTTCGAAACGCTTGAGGAACCATGATGAGTGGGAAAAAGAGATCGAAGAATATGAG GTTCTTGTTATGACCCCTCGAATACTTGAACAAAATTTACACCACTGCTTCATCAAGATGGAATCTATTGCTCTTTTGATATTTGACGAGTGTCATCATGCACAAGTGCAGAGTAGTCATCCTTATGCGCAAATCATGAAG GAATTCTACAGAACTGATGAGCCGAAACGTCCCCGTATATTTGGCATGACTGCTTCTCCTATAGTAGGGAAAG GTGGGTCCAATGAAGAGAGTCTACCGAAAGGCATCAATAGTCTTGAGAAGCTACTTGATGCAAAG GTTTATTCTGTTGAAGACAAGTCTGAATTAGAAAATTTTGTGGCATCTCCCAAAgtaaaattttattattatggTCATGTTGCGAAAGAAATTTCCACATGTAACAGTATCTGTGGTAAAAACCTGAATGACATCAAGAACAAG TATATGTCAATGGTAAGAACAAAGACAGATGATATAAGTAGTCTTAAGAGCAATAAAAAGCTAATTCAGAGGCTACACGATAATCTGATGTTTTGCTTGATTCACCTTGGTCTTCTTGGAGCACAACAA GCCGTTGATATACTGATTAGTGGTGATTACTCTGAGCGGAGTGAATTGATAGAGACAGAAGATAGCTGTTCCATTGGAGACTCCTTAGCTGATCAGTATTTAAAGCAGGCTGCCATCATATTGGGTTATTACTTCAAAACTG ACACTGTCAGTTGTAATGATATTGCTGGATCTGTAGATGACAATGATAATTATGATACCTGGGGGGTACTAGAGGAGCCCTTCTTTTCAAGCAAGTTGTTGGTGCTTATCGAGCTCCTTTCAAATTATAG GCGACAACCAGATATGAAATGTATAATTTTTGTGGATAGGATCATTACTGCAAGATCCTTGTCatgcatacttgggaacttgaaaTGTTTAGAGTTCTGGAAGTGTCATTTCCTTGTTGGACTTCATTCTGGGTTGAAGAATATGTCAAGGAAAATCATGGATTCTGTTGTGGAAAAGTTTCGTAATGGAGAG CTCAATCTACTGGTGGCAACCAAAGTTGCAGAAGAAGGACTTGATATCCAAACCTGCTGTCTCGTGATACGGTTTGACCTGCCTCAAACTGTTGCTAGTTTTATTCAGTCCAGGGGCCGTGCACGCATGGCACAATCTGAATATGCCTTTTTGGTTGACAG GGGGAACCAGAATGAACTGAACTTGATAAAAAGCTTTGTTTCAGATGAAAATCGTATGAACGAGGAAATTTCGCGCAGAACATCAGTTGGGACTTTTGACGAATCTGTGGAAACAACGTATAAAGTTGATTCAACTGGTGCCTCTACTAGTGAAGGATATAGTGTTTCACTGCTCGCTCGTTACTGTTCCAAACTCCCAGGAGACGA ATTTTTTGATCCTAAGCCAGAATTCTTTTATATCGATGATCCGAATGGGACAATTTGTCGCATAATTCTTCCTTCAAATGCTCCAATTCATCAAGTTGATGGTCTAGCCAAGCCTTCAAAAGAAACTGCCAAGAAAAGTGCTTGTCTGAAAGCATGCGAGAAATTGCATCAGGTAGGTGCCTTGACTGATCATCTCTTGCCGCGTCAAGACTATGAAGTTGAAGATGGAGTGGCAGAGTTTGAAAGCAGTGAAG CGGGTGAATGTATGGTTCAACTGCATGAGATGCTTAGCCCTGCTGCTCTTAAAGTACCATGGACCAATTCCGGAAATCCTATCCTCTTGAACTTTTACTTTATATGGTTTGTTCCGGTTCCAGAGGATAGGGTGTACCAACAATTTGGTCTTTTTGTCAAAACACCTCTTCCTGTAGAAGCTGCATCCATGGAACTTGATTTACATCTGGCTCGTGGTAGAATTGTACAAACACGTCTTGTCTCATCAGGGGTGattgaatttgatgaagaagag ATTGTGCAGGCAGAAAATTTTCAGGAGATGTTTCTCAAGATCATTCTTGACCGTCCAGATTTCTTTTCTGATTTTGTTCCGTTGGGGATGAGTGATATACGACAAGGAAGCCCACCATCCTTTTACTTGTTGCTACCTTTGAAGCAGAACAAATATGAAAATGAGCTTTTCATTGATTGGGATTTAATTAGAAATTGCTTATCTTCAGCAGTCTTCAGAAGTCCAAAAGTTTCCTGTGACAGTCTTGTAACCCCTGTTCCGCCTTGTGAGTCTTTGGAATTCGCTAATGGTTCTGTGAGTAGAAGCGATTTCTTGAATAGTTTGGTGTTCACTCCGCACAACAAGCTATTTTTCTTCGTTGATGACATTCTTCACGGAATAGATGCAGAGAGTCCATTTACGAGTGAACATCATTCAAGCTACACAGAGTACTACATTGAAAA GTTTGGTATTCATCTTTTACACCCCAAACAACCTCTTCTGAAGGCAAAACAACTATTTTCCTTACGGAACCTGTTGTGCAATCGAGTACAACAAAGTAAAG CTGTCAATGCAGAGACACGTGAACTGGAGGAGCACTTCGTTGAATTGCCTGCAGAGCTGTGTGTGCTAAAAATAATGGGCTTCACTAAGGAAATGGGAAGCTCCATGTCGCTACTACCTTCGTTAATGCTACGGCTGGAAAACTTGCTCGTGGCAATTGAgttaaaagaaatattttctgctTCATTTCCTGAAGGGTCTGAGGTTACTGCTCATCGT GTACTAGAGGCACTCACTACAGAAAAGTGTGCTGAGCGGTTTTCATTGGAAAGGCTTGAAATTCTTGGTGATGCGTTTCTCAAGTATGCAGTTGGCAggcatctttttcttttgtatgacACTCTTGATGAGGGACTGCTAACACGGAAGCGTTCATGTATTGTGAATAATTCCAATTTATACAATCTAGCAATCAGAAAAAATTTACAG GTGTATATACGTGATCAAATGTTTGATCCTTGCCAGTTTATTGCTTTTGGGCGTCCTTGTAAGGTGATGTGTGATGAGGATACAAAAGACACTATTCATCCTCGTCAAGAATCGGAGTCCATGGAAGGTGAAACAAATACTGTTCATGTTCGATGCAGTAAGGGGCACCATTGGTTACATAAGAAGACTATCGCAGATGTGGTGGAATCCCTGGTTGGAGCCTTCATTGTTGATAGTGGATTTAAAGCCGCAACTGCATTTCTAAAGTGGGTTGGCATAAAAGTTGAATTTGATGCTTTTGAAGTTACTAGAGTGTGCAGTGCAAGCAAGAGCTACATGTCACTTGGTGAGGTTGTAGACACTGATGTCCTAGAAAGTTTGTTAGGATACAAGTTTCTGCATAAGGGTTTACTTCTCCAGGCATTTGTGCATCCTTCCTACAACAAACATTCAGGTGGATGCTATCAG AGGCTGGAGTTTCTTGGAGATGCCGTCTTGGATTACTTAATAACATCATATCTGTATTCAGTGTACCCAAAACTAAAGCCTGGACAGTTAACTGACTTAAGATCAGTTACCGTTAATAATAATTCCTTCGCCAGAATAGCAGTACGTCGTTCATTCTATAAGCATCTCATCTGTGATTCTGATAGCCTCTCTGCAGCAATCAGAGAGTACGCAAATTATGTCCAGACATCTGCTTCAAAGAAGGACTGCCATCTACAGGAGCCAACATGTCCAAAG GCTCTTGGTGACCTAGTTGAATCTTGTGTTGGAGCCATGCTTCTTGACACCGGGTTTAACCTAAACTTCATCTGGAAAATTATGCTCTCCTTCTTTGACCCCATCATGAGCTTCTCGGGGCTGCAGCTTAATCCTGTTAGAGAGCTTCAGGAACTTTGCCAATCACTGAAGTGGGAAGTGCAgtttccaaatataaaaaaagGTGGCATTTACTTAGTCCAAGCTGAACTGAGAGGGAAAAGTGTTATAGGGAAAGATGTTCATTTAACTAGTTCTGCAACAAACATCAGCAAAAAGGCTGCTATGAGATCAGCGGCAAAAGTGATATTCTCAAAATTGCAA GCTCAAGgttataaacctaaaaataaaacgCTGGAAGAAATTTTGAAGTCAAGTATCAAACAAGAGGCAAAGCTTATGGGATACAATGAAACTCCCACCCAAGGTGTCGCTACAGATTCTGATCTACTTGAAAATTTTGAAAGACTGTGTGTGTCATCATCTGCAGATGACAATAACATTAGTAAGGCTATCAATAAAGGGCCTACCGCTGGTACCTCCTACCAAAACTTGCCAGCATCTCCTATCATAACAAAGAAAAGGAGGCAAACTGAGAATCATAAAGATGGCAGCTGTGACAAAGCTTTAGCCAATGACACAG CTATATTGACCTCTTCCAAAGGATCAGCGAAATCTCGTCTGTTCGAGGCATGTGCGTCCAATTATTGGAATCCTCCATCTTTTGAGTGCTGCAGCGAAGAAGGCCCGTCCCACCTGAAGAT GTTCACTTACAAGGTCACTGTAGATATAGAGGGTGCCTCAGGCACAACTTTAGAGTGCTTCAGCGAACCACGAGCAAAGAAGAAATCTGCAATGGAGCACGCTTCAGAAGGGGCATTATGGTATCTGCAGGGGGCTGGCCATTTATTGTCAAATTAA
- the LOC113317556 gene encoding endoribonuclease Dicer homolog 4-like isoform X2, producing MADDAGEIELRSSSSSSSTELVKDPRTKARKYQLDLCKKAVEENVIVYLETGCGKTHIAALLIYELCHLIRKPQRSICVFLAPTIPLVLQQATVIEESTDFKVASYFGGGSKRLRNHDEWEKEIEEYEVLVMTPRILEQNLHHCFIKMESIALLIFDECHHAQVQSSHPYAQIMKEFYRTDEPKRPRIFGMTASPIVGKGGSNEESLPKGINSLEKLLDAKVYSVEDKSELENFVASPKVKFYYYGHVAKEISTCNSICGKNLNDIKNKYMSMVRTKTDDISSLKSNKKLIQRLHDNLMFCLIHLGLLGAQQAVDILISGDYSERSELIETEDSCSIGDSLADQYLKQAAIILGYYFKTVESVDGNDSSKSGDGYDISDTVSCNDIAGSVDDNDNYDTWGVLEEPFFSSKLLVLIELLSNYRRQPDMKCIIFVDRIITARSLSCILGNLKCLEFWKCHFLVGLHSGLKNMSRKIMDSVVEKFRNGELNLLVATKVAEEGLDIQTCCLVIRFDLPQTVASFIQSRGRARMAQSEYAFLVDRGNQNELNLIKSFVSDENRMNEEISRRTSVGTFDESVETTYKVDSTGASTSEGYSVSLLARYCSKLPGDEFFDPKPEFFYIDDPNGTICRIILPSNAPIHQVDGLAKPSKETAKKSACLKACEKLHQVGALTDHLLPRQDYEVEDGVAEFESSEAGECMVQLHEMLSPAALKVPWTNSGNPILLNFYFIWFVPVPEDRVYQQFGLFVKTPLPVEAASMELDLHLARGRIVQTRLVSSGVIEFDEEEIVQAENFQEMFLKIILDRPDFFSDFVPLGMSDIRQGSPPSFYLLLPLKQNKYENELFIDWDLIRNCLSSAVFRSPKVSCDSLVTPVPPCESLEFANGSVSRSDFLNSLVFTPHNKLFFFVDDILHGIDAESPFTSEHHSSYTEYYIEKFGIHLLHPKQPLLKAKQLFSLRNLLCNRVQQSKAVNAETRELEEHFVELPAELCVLKIMGFTKEMGSSMSLLPSLMLRLENLLVAIELKEIFSASFPEGSEVTAHRVLEALTTEKCAERFSLERLEILGDAFLKYAVGRHLFLLYDTLDEGLLTRKRSCIVNNSNLYNLAIRKNLQVYIRDQMFDPCQFIAFGRPCKVMCDEDTKDTIHPRQESESMEGETNTVHVRCSKGHHWLHKKTIADVVESLVGAFIVDSGFKAATAFLKWVGIKVEFDAFEVTRVCSASKSYMSLGEVVDTDVLESLLGYKFLHKGLLLQAFVHPSYNKHSGGCYQRLEFLGDAVLDYLITSYLYSVYPKLKPGQLTDLRSVTVNNNSFARIAVRRSFYKHLICDSDSLSAAIREYANYVQTSASKKDCHLQEPTCPKALGDLVESCVGAMLLDTGFNLNFIWKIMLSFFDPIMSFSGLQLNPVRELQELCQSLKWEVQFPNIKKGGIYLVQAELRGKSVIGKDVHLTSSATNISKKAAMRSAAKVIFSKLQAQGYKPKNKTLEEILKSSIKQEAKLMGYNETPTQGVATDSDLLENFERLCVSSSADDNNISKAINKGPTAGTSYQNLPASPIITKKRRQTENHKDGSCDKALANDTAILTSSKGSAKSRLFEACASNYWNPPSFECCSEEGPSHLKMFTYKVTVDIEGASGTTLECFSEPRAKKKSAMEHASEGALWYLQGAGHLLSN from the exons ATGGCTGACGACGCCGGAGAAATAGAACTCCGGAGCAGTTCAAGTTCAAGCTCTACAGAGTTAGTAAAGGACCCGAGAACGAAAGCAAGAAAATATCAATTGGACTTATGTAAGAAAGCAGTGGAAGAAAATGTGATTGTGTATTTAGAAACGGGTTGCGGGAAGACCCATATTGCTGCTCTGTTAATTTATGAGttatgtcacttgattaggaaaCCTCAGAGAAGCATCTGTGTTTTTCTCGCTCCCACTATCCCTCTCGTTCTACAG CAAGCAACCGTTATCGAGGAGTCTACAGATTTTAAAGTTGCGAGCTATTTTGGTGGTGGTTCGAAACGCTTGAGGAACCATGATGAGTGGGAAAAAGAGATCGAAGAATATGAG GTTCTTGTTATGACCCCTCGAATACTTGAACAAAATTTACACCACTGCTTCATCAAGATGGAATCTATTGCTCTTTTGATATTTGACGAGTGTCATCATGCACAAGTGCAGAGTAGTCATCCTTATGCGCAAATCATGAAG GAATTCTACAGAACTGATGAGCCGAAACGTCCCCGTATATTTGGCATGACTGCTTCTCCTATAGTAGGGAAAG GTGGGTCCAATGAAGAGAGTCTACCGAAAGGCATCAATAGTCTTGAGAAGCTACTTGATGCAAAG GTTTATTCTGTTGAAGACAAGTCTGAATTAGAAAATTTTGTGGCATCTCCCAAAgtaaaattttattattatggTCATGTTGCGAAAGAAATTTCCACATGTAACAGTATCTGTGGTAAAAACCTGAATGACATCAAGAACAAG TATATGTCAATGGTAAGAACAAAGACAGATGATATAAGTAGTCTTAAGAGCAATAAAAAGCTAATTCAGAGGCTACACGATAATCTGATGTTTTGCTTGATTCACCTTGGTCTTCTTGGAGCACAACAA GCCGTTGATATACTGATTAGTGGTGATTACTCTGAGCGGAGTGAATTGATAGAGACAGAAGATAGCTGTTCCATTGGAGACTCCTTAGCTGATCAGTATTTAAAGCAGGCTGCCATCATATTGGGTTATTACTTCAAAACTG TAGAATCTGTAGATGGCAATGACAGCTCAAAATCTGGTGATGGCTATGATATTTCAGACACTGTCAGTTGTAATGATATTGCTGGATCTGTAGATGACAATGATAATTATGATACCTGGGGGGTACTAGAGGAGCCCTTCTTTTCAAGCAAGTTGTTGGTGCTTATCGAGCTCCTTTCAAATTATAG GCGACAACCAGATATGAAATGTATAATTTTTGTGGATAGGATCATTACTGCAAGATCCTTGTCatgcatacttgggaacttgaaaTGTTTAGAGTTCTGGAAGTGTCATTTCCTTGTTGGACTTCATTCTGGGTTGAAGAATATGTCAAGGAAAATCATGGATTCTGTTGTGGAAAAGTTTCGTAATGGAGAG CTCAATCTACTGGTGGCAACCAAAGTTGCAGAAGAAGGACTTGATATCCAAACCTGCTGTCTCGTGATACGGTTTGACCTGCCTCAAACTGTTGCTAGTTTTATTCAGTCCAGGGGCCGTGCACGCATGGCACAATCTGAATATGCCTTTTTGGTTGACAG GGGGAACCAGAATGAACTGAACTTGATAAAAAGCTTTGTTTCAGATGAAAATCGTATGAACGAGGAAATTTCGCGCAGAACATCAGTTGGGACTTTTGACGAATCTGTGGAAACAACGTATAAAGTTGATTCAACTGGTGCCTCTACTAGTGAAGGATATAGTGTTTCACTGCTCGCTCGTTACTGTTCCAAACTCCCAGGAGACGA ATTTTTTGATCCTAAGCCAGAATTCTTTTATATCGATGATCCGAATGGGACAATTTGTCGCATAATTCTTCCTTCAAATGCTCCAATTCATCAAGTTGATGGTCTAGCCAAGCCTTCAAAAGAAACTGCCAAGAAAAGTGCTTGTCTGAAAGCATGCGAGAAATTGCATCAGGTAGGTGCCTTGACTGATCATCTCTTGCCGCGTCAAGACTATGAAGTTGAAGATGGAGTGGCAGAGTTTGAAAGCAGTGAAG CGGGTGAATGTATGGTTCAACTGCATGAGATGCTTAGCCCTGCTGCTCTTAAAGTACCATGGACCAATTCCGGAAATCCTATCCTCTTGAACTTTTACTTTATATGGTTTGTTCCGGTTCCAGAGGATAGGGTGTACCAACAATTTGGTCTTTTTGTCAAAACACCTCTTCCTGTAGAAGCTGCATCCATGGAACTTGATTTACATCTGGCTCGTGGTAGAATTGTACAAACACGTCTTGTCTCATCAGGGGTGattgaatttgatgaagaagag ATTGTGCAGGCAGAAAATTTTCAGGAGATGTTTCTCAAGATCATTCTTGACCGTCCAGATTTCTTTTCTGATTTTGTTCCGTTGGGGATGAGTGATATACGACAAGGAAGCCCACCATCCTTTTACTTGTTGCTACCTTTGAAGCAGAACAAATATGAAAATGAGCTTTTCATTGATTGGGATTTAATTAGAAATTGCTTATCTTCAGCAGTCTTCAGAAGTCCAAAAGTTTCCTGTGACAGTCTTGTAACCCCTGTTCCGCCTTGTGAGTCTTTGGAATTCGCTAATGGTTCTGTGAGTAGAAGCGATTTCTTGAATAGTTTGGTGTTCACTCCGCACAACAAGCTATTTTTCTTCGTTGATGACATTCTTCACGGAATAGATGCAGAGAGTCCATTTACGAGTGAACATCATTCAAGCTACACAGAGTACTACATTGAAAA GTTTGGTATTCATCTTTTACACCCCAAACAACCTCTTCTGAAGGCAAAACAACTATTTTCCTTACGGAACCTGTTGTGCAATCGAGTACAACAAAGTAAAG CTGTCAATGCAGAGACACGTGAACTGGAGGAGCACTTCGTTGAATTGCCTGCAGAGCTGTGTGTGCTAAAAATAATGGGCTTCACTAAGGAAATGGGAAGCTCCATGTCGCTACTACCTTCGTTAATGCTACGGCTGGAAAACTTGCTCGTGGCAATTGAgttaaaagaaatattttctgctTCATTTCCTGAAGGGTCTGAGGTTACTGCTCATCGT GTACTAGAGGCACTCACTACAGAAAAGTGTGCTGAGCGGTTTTCATTGGAAAGGCTTGAAATTCTTGGTGATGCGTTTCTCAAGTATGCAGTTGGCAggcatctttttcttttgtatgacACTCTTGATGAGGGACTGCTAACACGGAAGCGTTCATGTATTGTGAATAATTCCAATTTATACAATCTAGCAATCAGAAAAAATTTACAG GTGTATATACGTGATCAAATGTTTGATCCTTGCCAGTTTATTGCTTTTGGGCGTCCTTGTAAGGTGATGTGTGATGAGGATACAAAAGACACTATTCATCCTCGTCAAGAATCGGAGTCCATGGAAGGTGAAACAAATACTGTTCATGTTCGATGCAGTAAGGGGCACCATTGGTTACATAAGAAGACTATCGCAGATGTGGTGGAATCCCTGGTTGGAGCCTTCATTGTTGATAGTGGATTTAAAGCCGCAACTGCATTTCTAAAGTGGGTTGGCATAAAAGTTGAATTTGATGCTTTTGAAGTTACTAGAGTGTGCAGTGCAAGCAAGAGCTACATGTCACTTGGTGAGGTTGTAGACACTGATGTCCTAGAAAGTTTGTTAGGATACAAGTTTCTGCATAAGGGTTTACTTCTCCAGGCATTTGTGCATCCTTCCTACAACAAACATTCAGGTGGATGCTATCAG AGGCTGGAGTTTCTTGGAGATGCCGTCTTGGATTACTTAATAACATCATATCTGTATTCAGTGTACCCAAAACTAAAGCCTGGACAGTTAACTGACTTAAGATCAGTTACCGTTAATAATAATTCCTTCGCCAGAATAGCAGTACGTCGTTCATTCTATAAGCATCTCATCTGTGATTCTGATAGCCTCTCTGCAGCAATCAGAGAGTACGCAAATTATGTCCAGACATCTGCTTCAAAGAAGGACTGCCATCTACAGGAGCCAACATGTCCAAAG GCTCTTGGTGACCTAGTTGAATCTTGTGTTGGAGCCATGCTTCTTGACACCGGGTTTAACCTAAACTTCATCTGGAAAATTATGCTCTCCTTCTTTGACCCCATCATGAGCTTCTCGGGGCTGCAGCTTAATCCTGTTAGAGAGCTTCAGGAACTTTGCCAATCACTGAAGTGGGAAGTGCAgtttccaaatataaaaaaagGTGGCATTTACTTAGTCCAAGCTGAACTGAGAGGGAAAAGTGTTATAGGGAAAGATGTTCATTTAACTAGTTCTGCAACAAACATCAGCAAAAAGGCTGCTATGAGATCAGCGGCAAAAGTGATATTCTCAAAATTGCAA GCTCAAGgttataaacctaaaaataaaacgCTGGAAGAAATTTTGAAGTCAAGTATCAAACAAGAGGCAAAGCTTATGGGATACAATGAAACTCCCACCCAAGGTGTCGCTACAGATTCTGATCTACTTGAAAATTTTGAAAGACTGTGTGTGTCATCATCTGCAGATGACAATAACATTAGTAAGGCTATCAATAAAGGGCCTACCGCTGGTACCTCCTACCAAAACTTGCCAGCATCTCCTATCATAACAAAGAAAAGGAGGCAAACTGAGAATCATAAAGATGGCAGCTGTGACAAAGCTTTAGCCAATGACACAG CTATATTGACCTCTTCCAAAGGATCAGCGAAATCTCGTCTGTTCGAGGCATGTGCGTCCAATTATTGGAATCCTCCATCTTTTGAGTGCTGCAGCGAAGAAGGCCCGTCCCACCTGAAGAT GTTCACTTACAAGGTCACTGTAGATATAGAGGGTGCCTCAGGCACAACTTTAGAGTGCTTCAGCGAACCACGAGCAAAGAAGAAATCTGCAATGGAGCACGCTTCAGAAGGGGCATTATGGTATCTGCAGGGGGCTGGCCATTTATTGTCAAATTAA